AACACAACTCAAGATGGAAGGGTTGACTAAGTGGTGAGATAGAGAGATTGTAACACAACTCAAGGGGGAAGAGTTGACTTAGTGGTGAGATAGAGAGATTGTAACACAACTCAAGATGGAAGGAAGGGTTGACTAAGTGGTGAGATAGAGAAACTGGAACACAACTCAAGGTGGAAGGGTTGACTTAGTGGTGAGATAGAGAGATTGTAACACAACTCAAGGGGGAAGAGTTGACTAAGTGGTGAGATAGAGAGATTGTAACACAACTCAAGGTGGAAGGGTTGACTTAGTGGTGAGATAGAGAGATTGTAACACAACTCAAGATGGAAGGGTTGACTAAGTGGTGAGATAGAGAGATTGTAACACAACTCAAGGGGGAAGAGATGACTTAGTGGTGAGATAGAGAGATTGTAACACAACTCAAGATGGAAGGGTTGACTAAGTGGTGAGATAGAGAGATTGTAACACATCTCAAGGGGGAAGAGATGACTTAGTGGTGAGATAGAGAGATTGTAACACAACTCAAGATGGAAGGGTTGACTTAGTGGTGAGATAGAGAGATTGTAACACAACTCAAGATGGAAGGGTTGACTAAGTGGTGAGATAGAGAAACTGGAACACAACTAAAGGGGAAGAGTTGACTAAGTGGTGAGATAGAGAGATTGTAACACAACTCAAGATGGAAGGGTTGACTAAGTGGTGAGATAGAGAGATTGTAACACATCTCAAGGGGGAAGAGATGACTTAGTGGTGAGATAGAGAGATTGTAACACAACTCAAGATGGAAGGGTTGACTTAGTGGTGAGATAGAGAGACTGTAACACAGCTCAAGGGGAAGAGTTGACTTAGTGGTGAGATAGAGAGACTAACACAACTCAAGGGGGAAGAGATGACTTAGTGGTGAGATAGAGAGATTGTAACACAACTCAAGGTGGAAGGGTTGACTTAGTGGTGAGATAGAGAAACTGTAACACAAATCAAGATGGAAGGGTTGACTAAATGGTGAGATAGAGAGACTAACACAGCTCAAGGGGAAGAGTTGACTTAGTGGTGAGATAGAGAGATTGTAACACAACTCAAGATGGAAGGTTGACTAAGTGGTGAGATAGAGAGATTGTAACACAACTCAAGGGGAAGAGTCGACTTAGTGGTGAGATAGAGAGATTGTAACACAACTCAAGATGGAAAGGTTGACTTAGTGGTGATATAGAGAGATTGTAACACAACTCAAGGGGAAGAATTGACTTAGTGGTGAGATAGAGAGATTGTAACACAACTCAAGATGGAAGGGTTGACTAAGTGGTGAGATAGAGAGATTGTAACACAACTCAAGGGGAAGAGTTGACTTAGTGGTGAGATAGAGAGATTGTAACACAACTCAAGGGGAACAGTCGACTTAGTGGTGAGATAGAGAGATTGTAACACATCTCAAGATGGAAGGGTTGACTAAGTGGTGAGATAGAGAGATTGTAACACAACTCAAGATGGAAGGGTTGACTAAGTGGTGAGATAGAGAGATTGTAACACAACTCAAGGGGGAAGAGTTGACTTAGTGGTGAGATAGAGAGATTGTAACACAACTCAAGATGGAAGGGTTGACTAAGTGGTGAGATAGAGAGATTGTAACACAACTCAAGGGGAAGAGTTGACTTAGTGGTGAGATAGAGAGATTGTAACACAACTCAAGGGGAAGAGTTGACTTAGTGGTGAGATAGAGAGATTGTAACACAACTCAAGGGGAACAGTCGACTTAGTGGTGAGATAGAGAGATTGTAACACATCTCAAGATGGAAGGGTTGACTAAGTGGTGAGATAGAGAGATTGTAACACAACTCAAGGGGAAGAGTCGACTTAGTGGTGAGATAGAGAGATTGTAACACAACTCAAGGTGGAAGAGTTGACTTAGTGGTGAGATAGAGAAACTAACACAGCTCAAGGGAAAGAGTTGACTTAGTGGTGAGATAGAGAGACTAACACAGCTCAAGGGGAAGAGTTGACTTAGTGGTGAGATAGAGAGATTGTAACACAACTCAAGGGGGAAGAGTTGACTTAGTGGTGAGATAGAGAGACTAACACAGCTCAAGGGGGAAGAATTGACTTAGTGGTGAGATAGAGAGATTAACACAGCTCAAGGGAAAGAGTTGACTAAGTGGTGAGATAGAGAGATTGTAACACATCTCAAGATGGAAGGGTTGACTTAGTGGTGAGATAGAGAGACTAACACAGCTCAAGGGGGAAGAGTTGACTTAGTGGTGAGATAGAGAGATTGTAACACAGCTCAATGGGGAAGAGTTGACTTAGTGGTGAGATAGAGAGATTGTAACACAACTCAAGGGGAAGAGTTGACTTAGTGGTGAGATAGAGAGATTGTAACACAACTCAAGGGGAAGAGTTGACTTAGTGGTGAGATAGAGAGATTGTAACACAACTCAAGATGGAAGTGTTGACTAAGTGGTGAGATAGAGAGATTGTAACACAACTCAAGATGGAAGAGTTGACTAGGTGGTGAGATAGAGAGACTGTAACACAACTCAAGGGGAAGAGTTGACTTAGTGGTGAGATAGAGAGACTAACACAGCTCAAGGTGGAAGAGTTGACTTAGTGGTGAGATAGAGAGATTGTAACACAACTCAAGGGGGAAGAGTCGACTTAGTAGTGAGATAGAGAGACTGGAAAACAACTTAAGGGGGAAGAGTTGACTTAGTGGTGAGATAGAGAGATTGTAACACAACTCAAGGGGGAAGAGTCGACTTAGTGGTGAGATAGAGAGACTAACACAGCTCAAGGGGAAGAGTTGACTTAGTGGTGAGATAGAGAGAATGTAACATAACTCAAGGGGGAAGGGTTGACTAAGTGGTGAGATAGAGAGATTGTAACACATCTCAAGGGGGAAGAGTTGACTTAGTGGTGAGATAGAGAGATTGTAATACAACTCAAGGTGGAAGAGTTGACTTAGTGGTGAGATAGAGACTAACACAGCTCAAGGGGAAGAGTTGACTTAGTGGTGAGATAGAGAGACTAACACAGCTCAAGGGGGAAGAGTTGACTTAGTGGTGAGATAGAGAGAATGTAACACAACTCAAGGTGGAAGAGTTGACTTAGTGGTGAGATAGAGACTAACACAGCTCAAGGGGAAGAGTCGACTTAGTAATGAGATAGAGAGTGCAAAGatatataagtatgtagatAACTTTGATCACTACAGACTACTGAGAAAGTTTCAGACTTACCATTATCATAGCAAGGCAAAGGACAATAATGTTGGAAGACTTACTACTGGCAATAGCATAGAAAAACTGTAAAAAACAAGTATTACAGTACAATCAATTAAAATCtgaatagatatataaaatatacttcaAATAACATGTGCTCAGACCAACTGTCATGGCGAATTTAGACATTACGGTTACCTCCCTTTTCACTTCATCTAGCGATAACTGAAGTCCCTTTATATTTGCAgcaaatgtttgtttgttttcattttatggCGAGGTCCCCTTGTAGTAGTTGCACTATGGAAAAGGTTAACGAAATTGGAGGATGCAGGACTAGCGTCCCCTTGTATTACGTGGTGCGGCGAGGCACTCGGGGGGAGCACGAAGCGTGAATATGGCAAGAGATACGAGtatgaactttttttatttgatctAATGCAAGGGGATGCAAGTCCTGCGCCCTCTAAGTCTATTAACCTTCTCCATAGTTAGGTGACTAATTTTATGCAGACTATGGTGTAAACTGAATTTCACAGCTATCATTAAACAAGGTTTCAAACTAACATGAATCACTATTGTTTGACTAAATACTTACATGCAGAAGGTTTTAATGAGGAAAACCCTGGGGTGCTGGATCCCATTACTTTATGTTCTGATAAGGAATATACTAGGTATACTTCCTAGatgattttttatatatttattacggTTTCTCTATAAAGTATACTCACTCTTGTAAGTAATAATCCTCGAAATCACGATTTCTCTATAAAATATACTCACTCTTGTAAGTAATAATCCTCAAAATCACAATTTCTCTATAAAATATACTCAGTCTTGTAAGTAATAATCCTTGAAATCACGATTTCTCTATAAAATATACTCACTCTTGTAAGTAATAATCCTCGAAATCACGATTTCTCTATAAAATATACTCACTCTTGTAAGCGTCAGCAATAATCCTCGAATAGACGTAATTATAATAATCCCAATGAGGACGAATGATATCTGCTGCGCCCAGAAAGTTACCTGTCACAAACACAAACCTCAGTGTCACATCGCTGTTAATCCTTATCATACTTTGGCAAACAAAACCATTTATCAAGTTATAATTTAAAGAAAACGTTATATCTACAAAAgctatatatacaaaaacaatatacattaagCCTCAGATCTGTTCAAGATGGATATCCAGTTTTCAAACATAAAAGACCATGTGATTAAAAAAGACGTACATACattctgtacatacaaaatatatcaacgGTTAATaaacttgaccttcattcaaaacTATCTCATACAACTTGTATGGTTGCAGATGacagggattttttttttcattcaatttcAGAATTTAGAAGAACTGAAAAATAATCTGATCTGGTATCTATTGACCTGTCTCGAAGTCACTATTAAAGTTTTATTCAATGACATTCGACAGGTTATTGTGTAAAAACTAGGAGGAAAAATTGACTGGGGAACTTACATCAAATTGTATACCGAAGAAATTGACAGCTATTTCTATACCTCTGGTGATGGGATCCACCCTGCCAACTCGATCAAAGATAATGTTGACAGTCGACTGCAAATTAAATGGTATAGCACAGTAAATCAAAGCTTCATAAAACAGTCAACATATTTTGGGTGTGTCTCAACATAGGGATTTTTAAAGAGCTTTTATTCatataaattattgttttgGAAAATAGTGCCATTGGATTTGCCATCCTTCAAAACCTTTGCACATGGTTATCAATTTTCAACTTAGTTGGTCCATATCTTAATTTTGTTGTtgggtttgatttgtttaatgtcctattaacagccagtgtcatttaaggacgtgccatgttttGGAGAGCCGGAGTACTtgaagaaaaaccaccggcctatgatcagtaccaggcaactgccccacgtaggtttcgaactcgcaacctagaggtagagggctagtgataaagtgtcgggacaccttaaccactcggccaccacggccccccatatcctcctcctccccccccccaaactATGTTACCTGAAGTATAATCAGCAAATCTGATAGTAAGAAGACTTTTGACAATTGTGTTATTCTATGTTAGGAGTTTGCTGGCTTTAAATCCCCAAACCCCACTCAAACTTCGAGTAAATAGACAATACAGACAATCTAACCATCTAAAACTGGAAACCGTTCCAGCGTGACAAGTCGCAACACTTAAACACCAGACATACAATGTTATCTAAGATAATCTATACGAAGTATTAAACCTGAAACATGGTTAAAAAGGAAATGAATTTCTTGTCAAATTTAACTCAATTGATCATGTTATACTTACAATGAAGATTTTCCACACGcagtatattgaaaaaaaatatccaagaaaattgaaatatttccctTTAAATGTCTTTGAATAAGCAATCCTCTCCTGAAAGAGAAAATGATTTCCATTCTTCACAACACACCAAAGTTGAATATTGAAACAAACAACAGTCAGTTTCCTATATACACAACATCTATATCAAACCATTTAATTACACGCCATTTCCTGATTACAACCTATCAAATCCATGTTACAACCATGTCTATAGCATCTTGACATCGGCAGTCGCCATGACGTTCAGAGTCGTTACAAAGGAAAGAAACCATATTCACAGCAACATCTCAAGGCATCAGAGTACGGAAGGAGTTAAAATGATAACCTTTTAATGCTTCAAAATTGATACCTTAAATACTAATGATTAGATAATATTGCACATCGTGTCAAATGAATATGTAAgctaaaacacatttcataaaacttgtATCatgggaaaatcacaaaaatacccttaaaaacaattaaatttttccgattttttggaatttttatttgCATATTAACAGGAGTctgtgttttagtcgatgcaaatacacgggattaaaatacaaagataaagaagaaaaaaatcaggaCCTGAGAATTTTGTGCAAATATGCGGTTTATTCAAATAagcgatatgcaaataagtgggttCCTCTGTATTATTCCTCTGTATTAAGTTCAACAAAATTACCTTTTGAAACGACAGATGTTACACGATATCTTATCTTTACCTGAGCATAGTGAAGATCCACGCTCTCCAGAAACAACTGCCTGCTAAGTTCCTCTAGGGCTGCAGTGTCCTGCTTCAATAACCCAATGTCTGAcaagtcaagggagataatgtTTGGTCTATTCAAGGCCCTGTTTCATTGgtattccttaacttaaatcTTCCACATCAAAGCATTATTGGATTAAAGGAAAACTTCTTTACTGAGGAACAATAAGTTTGTACAGGCCTGGTTCCTTCAGCTATCACCGAAAAATAAACTTGAGTAGAAAAATTTACTCACAATATATTCATAAGTTAACTTTTAGGATTCCGCATCACTGTTCAAATACCGATAAAACTAGTAAAGAGGTCTTATATCTGTTAACTACACaaattttctttgtttcatattttcatgatttttttttactgtatatctgtttCAGTTCAATAGACTACAAGTCTACGATTATGTATACAGGACAGATGGGTTATAACAGCATAAAATCCAGAAAATACTTTAAACGTAGTCCTTGATGACACAGAATAGCATATCCCATCATCCTTTGCGGGGGGTAGTATAAAAGGATACTCTCCGAGGATCCAGTCGCAGCTGACGTCACAGTTTTCAGCATGCCCCACAGCCCGCCCTGGCTCTTGTTAACGGTGGCCTGACGTAAACTTTCCTCCTTCGCCTTAGCTATCCTACAATGATGAGAGCTTCTTAGTTCACCGGTACACTACATACTTAATCTTATTATCACAGGTTGTATcataaaaattttcaaaatttcatttttttttttatagaaatatgtTCTACAAAGTTTTTTAACATGATTAAACAATAAGTACGACCCAAAACATCTTTTACAGTAGCACATAACCTCATGTGAAATGACTGAAAGGAAAACAGGCCAGATATTAGGATTACTGCTATGTTCGGAACTTTGTGTAAAACATTTAGATGTACAATCTTGATGTACAATATGCATGTATACTTTGGGTGTACAATTTGGATGTACAATTTGGATGTACAATCTGGGTGTACAATTTAGATGTACAAGCTGAATGTACAATTTGGATTTACAATCTTGATGTACAATATGCATGTATAATTTGGATGTACAATCTGGATGTACAATCTGGATGTACAATTTGGGTGTACAATTTGGATGTACAGTTTGGATGTACAATCTGGGTATACAATTTGGGTGTACAATTTGGATGTACAATCTGGATGTACAATTTGGATGTACAATTTGGGTGTACAATCTGAATGTACAATTTGGATGTACAGTTTGGATGTTCACTAACCTTTTCTTTTTGAGCAGAATCATGTCCATTGTTTGTATAAGTCTTTTTTCTATAGAATGGATATCAGCATCTGTAACATttctgaaatatgaaataaaagcGTATTGTGTTGAATCATTGTTTGCTGcaccataattatatattaatttataattaCTAATATTGACGAACATGTCTCTTGATCAATAAACAAGCTACAACCACTTTGAGCAGTATCCTGAACAGTGaagatatttttaatattgtaaatattgtacaaaattgTATTAACAGCTTACTACCAGTATTTCTTTTCAACACTATCATGTAAGTAAATTCCAGTATACATTTTCCTTAAGATGGCTGCAGTTTGTCTTTTTGGAAATGGCAGGCCAGACTTTAATTTGAATAGTCAAAATGTTTTAATCTTTTGTGTAGTTATGAATAATAATTTAACTCCCAAATGGTCTTTTAAGGAATTGATACCTTAAGTTTAATAATTATACACCAACATAATACGGACTTTTATTTGAATGTTTGTGCCATGCCCCATGAGAATAATCCACAACTTACCTTATAAAAAGGAACATAGATGTGTAGGGATAATTGACCGCACCAAACCCTGACAGTAACGCCATCACAGTGACTCCGATCACTCCTACCCGGCCAATACACTGCTCTATAgaaaatatacctgtataacagaaacaaaaacatcTTAGTGACTCTGATCAATCCAACACGTCCAATAAACTGCTCTATAGAAAATATACCTGTATAGCAGAAATGTAAACATCTTAATGACTCTGATCACTCCTACACGGCCGATACACTACTCTATAGAAAATATACCTGATCCATAgataatatacctgtacaacaGAGAAGTATTCAACTTTACTGGTCACATCAATACAGCTGGACACtgcttgtgaccttgaaaatggaTCAAGGTCATTTCATGATACCATTAACCaacaaaagacaaaatatcAAGGATCCAATACACATTCTTATGGTTCTGAAGAAGAAATTATTTTGACATAAAATGAAAACGATTGATGATGAATGACAGAGTTTTAAACTTACCATGTTTAGGGCTAAGGATAGGAAATGGGTCGCCGATCTTCCAGAAGAAGTAGAGGAACGCCAGCCAAGTAGCTACAGTCAGCATCCCAATCACATGTCTCTTCTGGGGCACTAAAGAAGAAGTCAAAATTTCAGTGGTCGGAAGTAAAGGTGGTCAGAAGGCCCAGAGACTGTAGAAAAACCTGGTTGGTCTATGTAATATTTCTGCGTGTTGGCCCGATTGGCTATGCAAATTTTGAGTccttacatacattacaattcatgtacatgtagtatttaCTGACAAacgatcatatgaaatcagaacTTCCAAcaaagtagtttttttttttttttacggaGAACAAAGCGTTAAGGGCTTCATATATATTTGAGCGAGTATGAACTTGAATATAGAAACAACAGGGCTCATATACTAGAGGGTGCTAGGCCAAATGTTACACGAAAGTCATCTTTCATCTCCTTCTTACAAAATGGGTCTAtagaaaaatgacttgggccacaagatttcaattttctgtagacgAATTGTCTATGGAATTTTCATATTTACTTTCATAAACTGAAATTAGtacaaatatacagtaaaaaaaGTCAATAATATTTCAGACATAAGTTAGGACAGCTTAATAAAGGATCAAATTACTACCATATTTATTCACAAGTAAGCCCTCAGCCCCTCCCCTGTAAGTTTCTGCTCCCTATATGGTAAGTATTAAAGTTTGTCGAGGGCTTACCTGGTAACGCTATACGTACAATATGACTTACCTAGTCTTAGATTACCAATAATGAAATAAGCGATGTAAAACGGTAAAACAGCGATGAGCACAAACAGGATGGCATATAGTCCAAGCTTCCAGTGGAAATATCTCGAACTGCAAGGAAAGTATTAATTACATCAAATAATGGTGAagtgtataaaaatatagaCACTTTAAGGCAAAAAATACAAGGAAGTTGGAATTGGACgggttttatttcaaaacattatattgctttagtatataaataatacaatgAAATGCGACAAGAATTGACGGGCCTGTATAGCTAGTATCTTGCTTGGTTCAAGGCCTAGACCTTTCAGTAAATATAAGTAAAAGAAGTTTAAGAAAGGTAATTCCCATAACAATGAGTGTGGGGtaaggtcatttattttcaccATGAGTGTTGGGTAAGgttatttattttcacaatgAGTGTGGGAGtaaggtcatttattttcacaaatcaTGCATGACTTCACCCAAGGAAGCCATTGCTAGGTTAAAACATCATGATTAAAGGCCTTTTAGTAAACCAGTTACGAGTTATGAAAATTTGTTTGGCTTCATACCAGCGGGCTGTGCCTACAAGCTAAATATTACAACTGAAGGCCTTTAAATCAGAATTTTTGTAAGTGTATCAACAAgtttgacccctatgaccttgcATATgggttaaggtcatttatttagCAAACTTTGATGGGCCTCATGATCTAAGGTTACTTGTACCTACCAGCTGAATACATATATCTTGATTCTAGAAGAACATTTGCTAATTGAGAAGCTGTTTAACAAACAAacttgacccctgtgaccttgaacataagtcaaggtcatttcttttttcaaatgttGTCAGGCTTCATCCAAGGAAGCTACCAGCCATAAATTTTCATTCAGGTATATTTGGTAATTGAGCTTCAAGGAAAAGGTTGATGCCCGAGAGTACTGGACAACACATGACAAACCGACACCACACATTGGGTGAAGGGTTTCATATAAGGGAGCTAAAAACACTTTGGCTTTGATACTCAATAGTGATGTAACGATTCACAGATGCATCGGTGTATCAAATGCAGAGCAGTGCATCAATGCATCATCTATCCTTGATTTGTATCGCGATACTTGaaaatttgtagttatctcccttgaccaacGCTAGCTTATGCTTTttagtaaacaacatggctgacaaggcTCTTCCAGTGGCTCATAAAGCTGCCTGTTGGATTtctttcaaatccaaattatctaaattcagGAACACTTTGTTGGAAATGGACAAAACATATGTTgtttgtaacaaatgtagacaaacacttatatattccggaaataccacaaacaaaacatgactactgtacaatggaataccagatatctgatCATAGGTCATCAGCTTCTCATATTATCATATGTATCGCATCGTGACCCACCTTGCGATACACAGCTTGTACACAGTATACACAGATACTCAATGATTACCTTGAATCCATAAATCCAAGAATCTCAAATATGATGAGCTCAAACATAGTACAGGACAGCGAGAAAGTGACGGAGAACACCAGCAGGACGATGGAGTGGTGGACCTGACAAAACAATAGTATATGTAAACAATGTTATTTATTACAGTTACTGAAACAAATCATATctacaatacatatatgtatgtaacaggagaaggGAAAAATGGAGTAGCCAGACCAGGGTTCCAACCTGGGACCCTCTAAACTCTAGATGGAAACTCTG
This genomic stretch from Pecten maximus chromosome 13, xPecMax1.1, whole genome shotgun sequence harbors:
- the LOC117341490 gene encoding Golgi pH regulator A-like, with product MSFLVDSTLIVLSQILFFGGGWVFFIKKLFRDYEVHHSIVLLVFSVTFSLSCTMFELIIFEILGFMDSSSRYFHWKLGLYAILFVLIAVLPFYIAYFIIGNLRLVPQKRHVIGMLTVATWLAFLYFFWKIGDPFPILSPKHGIFSIEQCIGRVGVIGVTVMALLSGFGAVNYPYTSMFLFIRNVTDADIHSIEKRLIQTMDMILLKKKRIAKAKEESLRQATVNKSQGGLWGMLKTVTSAATGSSENIGLLKQDTAALEELSRQLFLESVDLHYAQERIAYSKTFKGKYFNFLGYFFSIYCVWKIFISTVNIIFDRVGRVDPITRGIEIAVNFFGIQFDVTFWAQQISFVLIGIIIITSIRGLLLTLTRFFYAIASSKSSNIIVLCLAMIMGMYFVSSVLLIRMNMPAQYRSIITEVLGDLQFNFYHRWFDVIFLVSALSSIGFLYIAHKQAPEKDIL